GGCCGTCGCCTCGTCCCGGGTGCCCTCGTCCAGCCTGCCCTGGATCATCATGGCCGTGTCGTGCAGCCGGGCGGTGCCCTCGCGCACCTGGGCCAGTGTTCTGCCGACGTCGTCAGGACCGGCGTCGAGCAGGTCGAGCTGGGCGTCGATCAACTGGGCGAGCCGGGCCCGGAAGGCCTCGCGCAGCCGCTGGAGGATGCCGGTCGGCGTCTGCGGCACCAGCAGGAAGCGCGCCACCGCGCTGCATACGAAGCCGACGGCGAGCGACCCGTAGTACCCGGGCAGGGTCGATCCGGTGACCCCGACGAACAGGGACAGGAAGTAGACCTGGAAGCCGATCAGCCCGAGCGCCGTGCCCCGGTCGCCGAACCGGCGCCCGTAGACGGCGCAGAAGATCAGGGCGACGAAGAAGACGTCACCGGCCAGCACCCGGGAACTGAGCAGCGCCGCCAGCGCCATCGAGGCGAACGCGACCGGCAGGCCCAGCGCCAGCGTGACGGCCTGGCGGTCGCGCTGCTTCTCCCGGATCGCGAACGTGGCGACCATCGCGGCGATGGCCCCGGCCACCAGATGCGAGACGTCCGCGCCCAGCAGGGAGAGCACGGCCAGCGTCAGGGCGATCGCGCCGACCGTCCGCAGCCCGGACGCGAGCCGCAGCAGCCCGGGGTCGGACGCCGCGATCCGATCCCGCCACCGTGCACCGAAGGACCGTGCAGCCGCCCTCACGCCACCGTGCTCTCTCCTGCCGTCCGGACTCAGGCGCTCTGCGACCCGGTCCCCTCGATCTGCGCCCGCACCTGCTCGGGCGTCAGATAGCTGTCCGTGTACTCGAAGTCCTTCAGCTTCGCAGCCCGCCGCGCCTGGAAGCCGGTGCGCACGAAATCGTCGCCCGCGATCGCGTTGAGCGTCCAGTTCGTCAGGACCCGGGCCTTGGCCACGCCCGTGCGCAGCGCCGACCAGTGGTAGCCGCGGGCCACGACCTGCGCGGGCAGCCCGCGCAACTCGATGCCGAGCGGCTTGGAGACGGCGTCGGTGCCGCCGAGGTCGACGACCAGACCGAGGTCCTTGTGCACGTACGGCCGCATCGCCCGGCCCCGCAGCGTCGCGATGACGTTGTCGGCGACGACCTTGCCCTGGCGCATGGCGTGCTGCGCGGTCGGCGGGCAGATCGCGCCCTCCTCGCCCTTGGCCTCGTCGGGCACCGCGGCGGCGTCGCCGAGCGCGAACACCCCGTCGTTGCCGGGCAGGTTCATCTCGGCACTGACGGCGAGCCGTCCGCGGACCGTCTCCGCACCGAGCGTCGCGATCAGCGGGCTGGCCACGACTCCCGCCGTCCAGATGAGGGTCCGGGTCGGGATCACCCGCCCGTCGGTGAAGGTGACCTCCTCCGGGCCCGCCTTGGCGATGGACACACCGAGCGAGATGTCGACGCCCCGCTTGCGCAGCACCTCCTGGGCGCTGCGGCCGAGCTTGTCGCCGAGTTCCGGCATCAGCTTCGGCGCGATGTCGATCAGATGCCACTTGATCAGGCTCGGATCCAGGTTCGGATAGCGCTTGACCGCGTTGTGGGTGAGCAGCTGGAGGCAGGCCGCGGTCTCGGTGCCGGCGTAGCCGCCGCCGACGACGACGAACTGGAGCCGCGAGGTGCGCTCGGCGGGGTTCCGGCTGGCGTCGGCCAGGTCGAGCTGGCTGATGACGTGGTCGCGGATGTAGGCGGCCTCGGCGAGGGTCTTCATCCCGAAGGCGTGCTCGGTCAGCCCCGGGATGTCGAAGGTGCGGGTGACGCTGCCGGGAGCCAGCACGATGTAGTCGTAGGGCTCGTTGACGATCTCGTCGGTGATGGTGCGGATGACGCAGACCTTCGACTTGAGGTCCACGCCGATGGCGCCGCCCGGGATGATCCGGGTGCGGTACTTCTTGCTGCGGCGCAGCGATACGGCGATCGACTGGGGCGTCAGCACCCCGGAGGCGACCTGTGGCAGCAGCGGCAGATAGAGCTGGTAGGCGAAAGGCGTCACCAGAGTG
This Streptomyces sp. NBC_00377 DNA region includes the following protein-coding sequences:
- a CDS encoding NAD(P)/FAD-dependent oxidoreductase, with amino-acid sequence MDIVTRPRILVVGAGFAGVECVRRLERELSAAEADVTLVTPFAYQLYLPLLPQVASGVLTPQSIAVSLRRSKKYRTRIIPGGAIGVDLKSKVCVIRTITDEIVNEPYDYIVLAPGSVTRTFDIPGLTEHAFGMKTLAEAAYIRDHVISQLDLADASRNPAERTSRLQFVVVGGGYAGTETAACLQLLTHNAVKRYPNLDPSLIKWHLIDIAPKLMPELGDKLGRSAQEVLRKRGVDISLGVSIAKAGPEEVTFTDGRVIPTRTLIWTAGVVASPLIATLGAETVRGRLAVSAEMNLPGNDGVFALGDAAAVPDEAKGEEGAICPPTAQHAMRQGKVVADNVIATLRGRAMRPYVHKDLGLVVDLGGTDAVSKPLGIELRGLPAQVVARGYHWSALRTGVAKARVLTNWTLNAIAGDDFVRTGFQARRAAKLKDFEYTDSYLTPEQVRAQIEGTGSQSA